A genomic window from Montipora capricornis isolate CH-2021 chromosome 8, ASM3666992v2, whole genome shotgun sequence includes:
- the LOC138059483 gene encoding uncharacterized protein, which yields MSQAVQLTISTLLGILGWHGVFLLFIVVTFKLFLLEHGNYDCPCDWSAVYGTIMFLCPSLLTYIIAFFAYFRQDDNSVPWKVFRKLYEVKFACHQFDERTVWESHAEYCVRCKLVKRDWSLAKVALSAVFSFLYPLVWLSMSFLQSYYYVCTVVGPSRTVLQLYCNATVDNPEDYDRAYGLAIIRSNSIGSVVFVCTLCFVGLFVVVYGEIANHLWKKYDWSPYRKVDNQLQVQVSVTPSFRSISPEISVSPYSNRDTPISSIPEEGATEAQSLIHSPNEESKTIRINLSKAFAESLQGCLQNGAWQGVDIRCEESRSRRESYAAFRPPSRARLQQQRTGEHCYESLPPLA from the exons ATGTCACAGGCAGTCCAACTGACGATATCCACCTTGCTAGGAATTCTGGGATGGCATGGCgtatttttgctttttattgTAGTTACATTTAAGCTCTTTCTCCTGGAGCATGGAAACTACGATTGTCCCTGTGACTGGTCAGCGGTTTATGGCACTATTATGTTCCTGTGCCCTTCGTTACTGACTTACATCATCGcgttttttgcttattttcgtcAAGATGACAACAGCGTTCCTTGGAAAGTTTTCAGAAAACTCTACGAAGTAAAATTCGCCTGCCATCAATTTGACGAACGCACTGTATGGGAATCCCACGCCGAATACTGCGTCCGTTGCAAACTAGTCAAACGTGACTGGTCTCTCGCCAAAGTTGCGCTGTCGgcagttttttcttttctctatcCATTGGTATGGCTTTCAATGAGTTTTCTGCAAAGCTATTACTACGTATGCACGGTCGTTGGGCCGTCTCGGACGGTTCTCCAACTGTACTGCAATGCGACTGTCGATAACCCAGAGGATTACGACCGGGCTTACGGTTTAGCAATCATTCGCTCCAACTCCATCGGAAGCGTAGTGTTTGTCTGCACCCTTTGTTTTGTGGGATTGTTTGTTGTCGTTTACGGCGAAATAGCAAATCATCTATGGAAAAAGTATGACTGGTCGCCATATAGAAAGGTCGACAATCAGTTGCAAGTTCAAGTTTCCGTTACACCAAGCTTCCGCTCAATTTCACCAGAAATATCAGTGAGTCCCTATAGCAACAGAGATACGCCAATTTCGAGCATACCAGAGGAAGGTGCAACAGAGGCTCAG TCTTTAATCCATTCACCAAatgaagaaagcaaaacaatacGTATCAATTTGAGCAAGGCGTTTGCTGAATCCCTGCAGGGATGTCTTCAAAATGGCGCATGGCAAGGCGTCGATATCCGCTGTGAAGAGAGCAGGAGCCGGAGAGAATCTTACGCAGCATTTCGCCCGCCATCTCGGGCGAGACTACAACAACAGCGAACTGGAGAGCACTGTTATGAATCACTGCCTCCATTGGCATAA